The Winogradskyella schleiferi genome contains the following window.
TTATTTGAACAAGGAATTGTGTTTATGGATCAAATAGAACTGGAGCATATCAATATTCAATTAGAAGCAGATGCCATAAGTAATTCCGAAAGACGCTGGTTACAAATAGAGAAAACTAAACAAAGCGACAATGCACCGCAGATCGAAATTGATGGGCTTCGTAAGGAAATGAGTAATTGGAAGTTTCCACTAAATTTTATTGATTTTGAAACGACTGCGGTGGCCATACCATTTACTGCAGGCAGAAAACCATACGAGCAATTAGCATTTCAATATAGCCATCACATTGTTTTTGAAGATGGTACCATTGAGCATTATTCAGAACACCTTGATACAAAAATCGGTCATTTTCCAAATTTCGATTTTGTGAGAGCCTTGAGAGATTCTTTAACTAAAAACGAAGGTTCAATATTTAGATATCACAATCACGAAAACACGATACTTAATAAAATCTATGGACAGTTACTAGAATCATCAGAGGACGATAAAGACGTTCTTATTTCATTCATTGAATCTATTAGTCATAATACAGGAAGCTCTGCAACTACTTGGTCTGGACCAAGAGATATGATCGACCTCTTCCAAGTAGTGAGAAATTATTATTTCCATCCAGAAATGAACGGAAGCTTATCTATAAAAGCAGTACTTCCAGCAGTCTTAAATACTAGTGAAGTGATAAAGAGAAAATATGTAAAACCAATAAGTGATATCAACCTAACCTCTAAAAACTTCCCTCAAGAATATGTATTTCTTCAGTTTGAAGATGGAAAAGCGATTAGTCCATATAAGGCATTACCATCTGTTTATGAAAATTGGTCACAAGAACAATTAGATAATGCATTAGCAAACATAGGAGACATTGCAGATGGAGGAACTGCTCTAACAGCTTATGCAAAATTGCAGTTTGAAGAAGTAACACAAGAGGAACGTGACGCACTTGAAAGTGCGCTACTAAGATATTGCGAGCTAGACACGCTTGCGATGGTAATGATATATGAGCATTTTAAAGAATTAATAGAATCATAATTGAATGTTTGAAATAGAAGACATTAAAAATATATTAAAAGATTCGCCGAGCATAAACTTACTTAAGTTAAGAAAGTTAGATGTGGTCGTAGCGTTTTTATATACTGCATTTAGTCAAGATAGAAGTTCTATACTTTCTGATGATTTTCATAGAAGGCTTGAAGATTACTTAGATCATTTTGAAGTTGATTTCGATGAAGAAAGTGACATACAACAAACATTTGATACTAATGAAGTAAAGGCTAAGAGGTCTATCAAAAAATGGACTGATAGCGGGTTTTTAAGTAATTATTATAACGAGAATGGAGATATAGTGTATCAATTATCTCCTTACACCATTAAAACCCTAAACTGGATAGAAACGCTTAAGAAGAAAGATTTTATAGGTGCCGAATCTAAATTTAAAGACATCTTCAATCAACTACAAGAACTAGTTGAGCATACAGATGAAGACGTAAATAAGAGAATTAAGAATCTAGAACGAAAAAAAGCAGAACTTGATGAGCAGATTCAGGATCTAAAAATGGGTAAGGAAGTAGAAATCCTTGAAGATTTCCAGATTATACCAAGATTTGAAAGACTCAACACAACAGCAAGAGAGTTACTTTCAGATTTTAAAGAAGTAGAAGATAACTTCAAAAAAATCACAAATGAAATTTATCAAAAACACCTCGATAAATCTTTATCAAAGAGCGATGTCTTAGATTTTACTTTTGATGCACTTGATAAACTAAAAGAAAGTCATCAAGGAAAAAGTTTCTATGCATTTTGGGAGTTTTTAATGGATCGTTCGCTTCAAGATCAATGGAAAGAACTTACAGAAGAACTTTACAGTAAACTAGATGAAAAAGGGATAAAGAATGATGATACTTTTCTAAAAGGGATAAAACGATATCTTTTTAAATCAGGCAAAAGGGTTTATGAAGCCAATGATAAAATGGCTGAGAAGCTAAGTAGAATAATAAGAGAAGGGAATGCAGTTGACAAAGTATTAGTCAAAAATCTTATTCAAGATATCAAGAAGAGTTTATCCATAATAAGTCAAGATAGAATTAGTCCAGACCTATCTATGCAACTTGAAACTGGAATAGATTTTAATGTTCCATTTGAACGAAGACTAACTTACGAAAAGAAAGAAAATCACGTATATCAAGTTAAACCTGAGCGAGCAGATAATGACTTTACCCAAGCTGATGACTTTAAAGATGTTGTCACTCGAAAAACAATAAACAAAAAGAAGCTCAAGTCTAATATTAAAAGTATTTTGATTAATAAAAATCAAACAACACTAATAGAAGTAATTAACGAAACTGGTGGTATTTCTGAAGGCTTACCAGAACTCTTTGGTTACTTTGAAGTTTTGCAAGATTTTACCCACGAGTTTAATGATAAGCAGTTAGATACCGTATTCTTTGATAAGAAGCAGAGTAAATCAATACAAATACCAGAAATTATAATAATAAAATGAGTTTAATAGAAAAAATACAGCCTTATTCCAAAGCAGTTGTGAGACTTCTGAAAGGCACGGTAAATAAAAAGGATAGTACCTGGGAAGATACATTACTTTATAAAAAAGAGATTGCTGAATATATTAGTGTAATAGGTTTAGAATTAATCATTCAAGAAGAAGATGGTTATGCATTTGTCAAGCAGTTCATAATAGATGAAGATGATAATACTTTAGGCTTAGTAAGCAGACGAGCTATAGGTTTTGAAGTTTCAGTTGTGTTGGTCATACTTCGACAAATGCTCGAAGAATTTGAAAACAATCCTATTGAAATTCAAGGGACAATTAAATACATTCTTAAGGAAGATCTTAAGGCTGAAATAGAACGCTTCTTACCTCAAAAATATAACACGGTTCAGTTTTTAAAAGACCTAGATTCTCATATTAATAAAATTATAGATTTGCGTTATTTAAAAGAGGTAAGCGAGAACGACGAAGAACCAAAATACATTATTCATAAAATCATTAAAGACAAGGTTTCTCTTGACATATTAAATGATTTCAAAAATCAATTAGAAGCCTATGTCGAGTCTATTTAGCACAGTGTCAGGTGAAGCAGGATTCAGGCTTCAATATATGGAAGTTCTTAACTGGGGAACATTTGATGAGAATGTTTTTAGAATAGATCCAAAAGGAAACAATTCTTTGCTTACTGGCGCAAATGGTTCTGGTAAAACGACCTTTATAGATGCGCTACTAACATTAATAGTACCTCTTAAAAACAGTCGTTTTTATAATCAATCTTCCGGTGTAGAGAAAAAAGGCGATCGCACAGAACTTAGCTATGTTTTAGGTCACTACGGCGATATTCAGAAAGATGGAGAATTAAGTACTACTACTCAAAGTTTAAGAGATAAAAGTTGTTACTCAATACTGTTAGCTAATTTTGAAAATACGGATGGAAAGTCAATTACATTATTTCAGGTAAGATGGTTTTCAGGTAATGAGATGAAGCGAACCTTTGGACTGGCTTACCAACCTCTTGAAATTGAGAAAGATTTTACATTATTTGATGGTGGTGGAGTTTGGAAAAAATTGCTAGAAACTAAATATAATCAAAATAGTACAAGACGTAAAATTGAGTTTTTTGAAGGGCCAACTAAATACGCAGAGCGTATCACCAAATTATTTGGAATGCGCTCTGTAAAAGCATTAAACCTTTTCAATCAACTAGTAGGAATAAAAGTATTAGGAGATCTTGATGCATTTATTAGAAATGAAATGTTAGAGTTTAAGGACGCAGAAGATGAATACAAGGCTTTAGAAGAGAGCTTCGTTACCTTAATGGACGCAAAGAACAATATTGAAAAGGCTAAAGAACAAATTGAACAATTAGAACCAATTAACAAGTTAGCAGATCAATTAGATGCCGAGAAAGAAGACTTAAAAAAACTAGAATTCAATAGAGATACTGCTCTTTATTGGTTTGCTGAAAAAGGTAAAGAACTTTCTGGTCTAGAGAAAAATCGATTAAACGGTATAATAGAGGCCAGCAATGCTAGAATTAAAGTTTTAAAAACAGATGAAGGCAGTCTAAGAGACAAAATCTCTACAGTAAAGACTCAAATAGAGAATGATGAAGTAGGGAAACAAATTGAAGATTTAAAAACAGAAAGAGCTCAAGTTGATGCAGACACGACAAATAGAAAAACTAGATTAGAGACATACAACGTAACTGCCTCTTCTACAGGTTTAGCTAAAGATCCTTCAAAAAAAATATTCCAAGAATCTTTTGAAAAAGCAGGCAAAGAAATTAAATCGATTGATTTAAAACTCCCTAGTGAAAGGCAGAGATTCTATAGCATAGAGTCTGAAATTACTGAAAAAGGTAAAAAAATAATTGAAGGAGTTGAAACTGTAAAAAGTTTAATTAATAACGGAAATAACATTACTGGTAGAGTTTCAGAGATACGAGATGAATTGATTAAAGCGATTGGCGCGACAAAAGAAGACATCCCTTTTGTTGGAGAATTAATTGCTATTAAAGAGTCCGAAACAGCTTGGGAACTAGCTATTGAAAAAGCATTGCATAGTTTTGGATTGAAACTGTTAGTGCCTGACGAGTACTATGATGCTGTTAATGAATATGTCAATAAAACACGATTGAATGGGAGAATATCTTATGAGCGTATTAGATCTTCTTTTTCTATAAAGGCACTTTCTCCACAAGTCTTCGATGACAATTACCTAGTAAGTAAACTGGATTTTAAAACCACAAGTCAATACCAAGAATGGGTAGAACAAAATGTTACATCACGATTTAATTTCCTTTGTACAGATGATATGTCTGCTTTCGCGAAAGCAGAAAAAGCAGTTACAACTAAAGGATTAACAAAATTTGGTAAAGGTAGACACGAAAAAGACGATAGAAAGTTCTCGCTTTCTAAGGAACGTTATGTGCTTGGATGGGATAATTCTTCTAAAATTAGTTATTGGAAAAATCAAGTCCAAGAACTTAGAAAAAACAAAGAATCCTTGGAATCTCAATACAATGTAATTGAGATTAATATACAAGAACTAGATACCCAAAAAGACAACTTAAATGATTTAATAAAGTTGTTTCCTTCATTTGATTTAATAGACTGGAGTACATCTGCTAAAAAATCTGAAGCTCTTAAAAAACGAATTGAGAATTTAAAAGATTCCAACGATAAAATAAAAGCGCTGGAAGAAGAAAAGGATATTCTTGATAGTAAGTTAAACTCTAATACAGAAGAACGTGACAAAATATTAATTCAAATTGGTAAAATTGAAGCTAATGTTGATGATGCCAACAAAATATATAACGAAAATTCCATATTATTAGAGTCAATACCCAATCATCAGATAGACATATCTAGTTTCGGAATAACTAATAGTAATTTAGAAAATATTTCATATTCCAATTTCGCATCAAATAAAGAGTCTTTTCAAAAAGAAAATAATCTTGAAATTTCAAAATTAGCAGAATCACTGAATAGACTCAAAAAGTCATTAGGAGATAAAATGAGGGCTTTTAAAATCCCATCAGAAAAGATAAGAGAACGATTCCCTTCTTGGGAATCAGAGGTGAGTAATTTGAGCTTAAACGTTGATTTAGCATCCGCTTTTCAAGAAAAATACATTTCATTAACCAAAGACGATCTGCCTAAGTACAAAAAGCGCTTTGATAATTATCTGGAAGAGACATTGACAAATAAAGTTGGAGAGTTTAATGAGTTCTTTGGTTCTTGGTCTGAAGAAATCAAGGAAAACGTATCAGCCTTAAATGAATCTTTAAAGAAAATTGATTTTGAGACTGTACCACAAACGACATACATCCAGTTAATTGCTAAATCTAAAAAGAATGAATTAATAAATGAATTCAAAGAATACCTATTACAAGCTATTCCAAATTTCAAAGAAATGCACAGTACAGTTGATGGTAAACGTGTTCATTTTGAAAATGCAATTGAACCATTTATTAAAAAGCTTCGTGATTTTGAATGGAGAAGTAAAGTAATGGATGTACGTACTTGGTATGAATACAAGGCAGAAGAGTTCTACAAGGAAGATGATTCAAAAAAGAAGACCTATGAAGGTATGGGACAACTCTCTGGAGGAGAAAAAGCGCAGTTAACTTATACTGTATTAGGATCTGCAATTGCATACCAGTTCGGCTTAACAAAAACAGGAACGGAAAGCGATTCTTTTAGATTTATCGCTATTGATGAAGCATTCAAAGCACAAGATAGTAAGAAGGCAAATTATCTAATTAACCTTTGTAAACAGTTACATCTTCAACTACTTGTTGTTACTCCTAGTGATAATATTGATATTGTTGAAGACCATATCTCATTCGTGCATTTTGCATCAAGAAAAAATGATCGCAATAGTTGGTTATATGATATGACTATAGAACAATTTCAAGAAGAACGTGAAAAATATGTTACTGAAGAAGTATGATTGCACCAGAAGAAATTTATAAAAAAGCCAATAAAAAATACATCTCTTACTTACAAAGTAAAAAAAATAGAGATGTATTTTTCCCATTGATTATACCAGGAAATAAAATACCTAGCAAAAACACTTCAGGTTATAGTGAAGAGATTAAAAGACTCTATCTCGATTCAAAAGAGAAAAAGGGATATGGTTATGAGATTGTCTATACGCAAAAACGAAAAAAAGGTTTAGGTCTGCAAAGTCTTCCCTCACAATTTGTTTTCGACAATGAGCTCGATTATCTACAATACCTTCATAAAGAAAAGGAAGTTATCCAATTTGATAATGCTTGTGAAGTCACTTTCAAAACTTTCCCAAAACTGAAAGAAGTGATTTTTAATAAGCCAGCTATTTTATTGAATAACCTGGATAAGTGGGGAGATCTATTAAAAGTATGTACATATTTTAAAAACAATCCTCAACCTAATTTGTACATAAGAGAATTACCAATTAAGGTGCATACCAAGTTTGTAGAAAAGAATCAATTCGTTTTAACTACACTTCTTGAAACTATTTTAAATCCAGAAGATATTTCATCAGAAAAAAGATTTGAAAAAAAGTTTGGTCTAAAATATTCAGAACCACTAGTTCGATTTAAAATACTCGATCAAAACATAGCAGATATTTCGTTTTCGGGAGTCAGTGATTTAGCATTACCACTAAGTCATTTTAATCAGCTCAACCTTAATATTTCAAAAGTAATTATTGTTGAAAATAAGACATCCCTTTACACGACGTTAACTCTTCCAGATATGACTAATACCATAGCTGTTTTTGGTCAAGGATTTGGGGTATCTAATCTTAAAAACATAGAATGGCTCAAAACTAAAGAGGTGCTTTATTGGGGAGATTTCGACGCTCACGGTTTTGAAATTCTATCTCAAGTAAGAGGATATTATCCTCAAACAAAAAGCGTACTAATGGATGAAAACACCTTTAATAAGTTCTTTGAGAATGACAAAGGTGCTGGATCTAAAGTGTCTCAATTAGATAATCTCACGGAAGCTGAAAGTAAATTGCATAGATTCTTATTGGAGAATAATTATAGGCTTGAGCAGGAGAAGATTCCTAATGACTATGTTATCAAGCACTTTATTTTATAGCTTCAAATAGCATATATATATTGTAATATATTACCAAAATTATAATATATTGTATTCCTTAATTGAATTCAAATTTTCAATTGACTGGTTTTGAGCACTTCTATTTTATGGCATTTAATTGGCTTATCAGCTTATTAAATAACATAAAATGAAAATACTAAACTATCAATTAACGTCGCACTTTGAAGAACGAATGAGAATTAGACACATACCAGAGTTTTTAATTTCACTATGTCTTGTAAAAGGAGAAATTAAAACTACTAGTAAAAACAAAAAAGAATATAGCTTGAATCAAAATTACATATTGGAAGCAGTTAGTCAAGGCTACTTGAGTATAGCAGAATGCCTATCTATAAAGAAGATCGTTGTCGTAGCAAAAACGAACATTCTTATTACCACGTATGCTACTTATGGAGATACGGGAATGAACTATAGCAACTAAATATGAGATCTGAACCAAAAAGAACACTTAGGCAACTTAATGCTTTTAACAGA
Protein-coding sequences here:
- a CDS encoding DUF2779 domain-containing protein, whose translation is MALDCPTKLFYTRKKEYEDSSETDTFLEALAQGGFQVEELARMEYPDGVAILGEDWNYQKLADKTSELLLNKNVVIFEAAFLFEGLFIRTDILVKHGNNIKLIEVKAKSIDSAHHDSFINSRGGLGWSDYLYDVAFQKYVTQSCHPEWNITTYLNLVDKSKKTTVNGLNQHFKIAQNSDLRTGIITTPGLTKQHIGDSILCNINVDAEVNLIHNENPLFETQSFEDCVLFFRDSYKNDIRLDTPIGKHCKGCEYRVDDTDSDVKSGYHECWTNQLSLSRKRISEPKSYDVWNFRGSGSLFEQGIVFMDQIELEHINIQLEADAISNSERRWLQIEKTKQSDNAPQIEIDGLRKEMSNWKFPLNFIDFETTAVAIPFTAGRKPYEQLAFQYSHHIVFEDGTIEHYSEHLDTKIGHFPNFDFVRALRDSLTKNEGSIFRYHNHENTILNKIYGQLLESSEDDKDVLISFIESISHNTGSSATTWSGPRDMIDLFQVVRNYYFHPEMNGSLSIKAVLPAVLNTSEVIKRKYVKPISDINLTSKNFPQEYVFLQFEDGKAISPYKALPSVYENWSQEQLDNALANIGDIADGGTALTAYAKLQFEEVTQEERDALESALLRYCELDTLAMVMIYEHFKELIES
- a CDS encoding DUF3375 domain-containing protein — protein: MFEIEDIKNILKDSPSINLLKLRKLDVVVAFLYTAFSQDRSSILSDDFHRRLEDYLDHFEVDFDEESDIQQTFDTNEVKAKRSIKKWTDSGFLSNYYNENGDIVYQLSPYTIKTLNWIETLKKKDFIGAESKFKDIFNQLQELVEHTDEDVNKRIKNLERKKAELDEQIQDLKMGKEVEILEDFQIIPRFERLNTTARELLSDFKEVEDNFKKITNEIYQKHLDKSLSKSDVLDFTFDALDKLKESHQGKSFYAFWEFLMDRSLQDQWKELTEELYSKLDEKGIKNDDTFLKGIKRYLFKSGKRVYEANDKMAEKLSRIIREGNAVDKVLVKNLIQDIKKSLSIISQDRISPDLSMQLETGIDFNVPFERRLTYEKKENHVYQVKPERADNDFTQADDFKDVVTRKTINKKKLKSNIKSILINKNQTTLIEVINETGGISEGLPELFGYFEVLQDFTHEFNDKQLDTVFFDKKQSKSIQIPEIIIIK
- a CDS encoding DUF4194 domain-containing protein, translating into MSLIEKIQPYSKAVVRLLKGTVNKKDSTWEDTLLYKKEIAEYISVIGLELIIQEEDGYAFVKQFIIDEDDNTLGLVSRRAIGFEVSVVLVILRQMLEEFENNPIEIQGTIKYILKEDLKAEIERFLPQKYNTVQFLKDLDSHINKIIDLRYLKEVSENDEEPKYIIHKIIKDKVSLDILNDFKNQLEAYVESI
- a CDS encoding ATP-binding protein; the encoded protein is MEVLNWGTFDENVFRIDPKGNNSLLTGANGSGKTTFIDALLTLIVPLKNSRFYNQSSGVEKKGDRTELSYVLGHYGDIQKDGELSTTTQSLRDKSCYSILLANFENTDGKSITLFQVRWFSGNEMKRTFGLAYQPLEIEKDFTLFDGGGVWKKLLETKYNQNSTRRKIEFFEGPTKYAERITKLFGMRSVKALNLFNQLVGIKVLGDLDAFIRNEMLEFKDAEDEYKALEESFVTLMDAKNNIEKAKEQIEQLEPINKLADQLDAEKEDLKKLEFNRDTALYWFAEKGKELSGLEKNRLNGIIEASNARIKVLKTDEGSLRDKISTVKTQIENDEVGKQIEDLKTERAQVDADTTNRKTRLETYNVTASSTGLAKDPSKKIFQESFEKAGKEIKSIDLKLPSERQRFYSIESEITEKGKKIIEGVETVKSLINNGNNITGRVSEIRDELIKAIGATKEDIPFVGELIAIKESETAWELAIEKALHSFGLKLLVPDEYYDAVNEYVNKTRLNGRISYERIRSSFSIKALSPQVFDDNYLVSKLDFKTTSQYQEWVEQNVTSRFNFLCTDDMSAFAKAEKAVTTKGLTKFGKGRHEKDDRKFSLSKERYVLGWDNSSKISYWKNQVQELRKNKESLESQYNVIEINIQELDTQKDNLNDLIKLFPSFDLIDWSTSAKKSEALKKRIENLKDSNDKIKALEEEKDILDSKLNSNTEERDKILIQIGKIEANVDDANKIYNENSILLESIPNHQIDISSFGITNSNLENISYSNFASNKESFQKENNLEISKLAESLNRLKKSLGDKMRAFKIPSEKIRERFPSWESEVSNLSLNVDLASAFQEKYISLTKDDLPKYKKRFDNYLEETLTNKVGEFNEFFGSWSEEIKENVSALNESLKKIDFETVPQTTYIQLIAKSKKNELINEFKEYLLQAIPNFKEMHSTVDGKRVHFENAIEPFIKKLRDFEWRSKVMDVRTWYEYKAEEFYKEDDSKKKTYEGMGQLSGGEKAQLTYTVLGSAIAYQFGLTKTGTESDSFRFIAIDEAFKAQDSKKANYLINLCKQLHLQLLVVTPSDNIDIVEDHISFVHFASRKNDRNSWLYDMTIEQFQEEREKYVTEEV
- a CDS encoding Wadjet anti-phage system protein JetD domain-containing protein, whose product is MIAPEEIYKKANKKYISYLQSKKNRDVFFPLIIPGNKIPSKNTSGYSEEIKRLYLDSKEKKGYGYEIVYTQKRKKGLGLQSLPSQFVFDNELDYLQYLHKEKEVIQFDNACEVTFKTFPKLKEVIFNKPAILLNNLDKWGDLLKVCTYFKNNPQPNLYIRELPIKVHTKFVEKNQFVLTTLLETILNPEDISSEKRFEKKFGLKYSEPLVRFKILDQNIADISFSGVSDLALPLSHFNQLNLNISKVIIVENKTSLYTTLTLPDMTNTIAVFGQGFGVSNLKNIEWLKTKEVLYWGDFDAHGFEILSQVRGYYPQTKSVLMDENTFNKFFENDKGAGSKVSQLDNLTEAESKLHRFLLENNYRLEQEKIPNDYVIKHFIL